GGTGGTTGGTGCCGGAACCGGTTTGGGGGTGGCGCCGGTTTATCAGCTCGAAGGCCATTTTTATCCGCAAGCGTCTGAAGGGGGACATATCGCTTTTGCTCCGGTGACCACCGAACAGTCGCGACTCATGGACTGGCTGCATCAGGAACGTGGCCATATCTCTTACGAAGATCTGTTGTCCGGTGACGGGTTGGAGAGGCTGTACCGATTTTATCATCTGCAGCATACAGGTGAACGCCCCTATCCCTGCTCCGCAGAGACGGTTTATGAACTGGCGGAACTCGGCGATGAGGACGCGATTGCCGCCTTACGCATGTTTGTTCATATTTACGGTCAGTTTATTGGTGATGTCGCCTTGATCTGGCCGGCACGTGCCGGCATTTATATTGCCGGCGGCATTGCCGGAAAAATTATTCGCTGGATGACCCAGGAGGATTTTACCTGTTATTTTCTGGCCAAAGAATCGATGAACCGTGTTGTTGAAAAGATGCCCGTTTATCTGGTTAAGGATGAGTTACTTGGCCTCAAAGGGGCGATGCGCTCTGCCCGGCGGCTGGCCGGACTGGAGAGTGAAGGAGAGGTATGAAGAAGTTTGATAAAGTTTCTGAATTGACGCGTAATACCCTGGCTCTGGTACTGGCCGGCGGCGAGGGCAGTCGCCTCAAGGATCTTACTCAGTGGCGGGCCAAACCGGCGGTGCCGTTTGGTGGTAAGTACCGAATTATCGACTTTGTTTTGTCCAACTGCGTTAATTCCGATATCCGCCGCATCGGTGTGCTGACGCAGTATAAGTCGCACTCGTTGATCCGTCATATTCAGCGGGCCTGGAGCTTCATGCGCTACGAGGTCGGCGAATTCGTTGAACTGCTTCCCGCCCAGCAACGGCTGGGCAAGGAATGGTATCAGGGCACGGCCAATGCGCTATATCAGAACCTGGATATCCTGCGACGCCACAATCCCGAGTATGTACTGGTGTTGGGTGGCGATCATATTTACGCCATGGATTACCGCGACATGATTGCCACTCACGCCGCCTCAGGGGCGGATGTGACCGTTGGTTGCGTTGAAGTGCCGCGTATGGAAGCCACCGGTTTCGGCGTCATGTCGGTGAATAGTGATCTGCGTGTCACCCGGTTTACTGAAAAACCCGCCGACCCGGAAGCGATTCCCGGTAAACCGGACAAAGCGCTGGCGTCCATGGGCATTTACATTTTTTCACCGCAATTTCTGTTCGATAAGCTGATCGAAGATCACGATGATCCGCACTCCTCGAAGGATTTCGGTAAAGATATTATCCCGTCACTGATTGCCAACAGTCATGTTCAGGCCTATCCGTTTGTCGATGATTACGGTGAGCCGGGCTATTGGCGTGATGTCGGCACCCTGGCCTCGTACTGGAACGCGAACATGGATTTGTGCTCCATCACCCCGGAGCTGAATCTGTACAATGAAGAGTGGCCTATCTGGACCTATCAGGCGCAGATGCCGCCGGCCAAATTCGCTTTTGACGATCAGGGCCGTCGCGGTGCCGCCATCGACTCCAT
This region of uncultured Desulfuromonas sp. genomic DNA includes:
- the glgC gene encoding glucose-1-phosphate adenylyltransferase, with the translated sequence MKKFDKVSELTRNTLALVLAGGEGSRLKDLTQWRAKPAVPFGGKYRIIDFVLSNCVNSDIRRIGVLTQYKSHSLIRHIQRAWSFMRYEVGEFVELLPAQQRLGKEWYQGTANALYQNLDILRRHNPEYVLVLGGDHIYAMDYRDMIATHAASGADVTVGCVEVPRMEATGFGVMSVNSDLRVTRFTEKPADPEAIPGKPDKALASMGIYIFSPQFLFDKLIEDHDDPHSSKDFGKDIIPSLIANSHVQAYPFVDDYGEPGYWRDVGTLASYWNANMDLCSITPELNLYNEEWPIWTYQAQMPPAKFAFDDQGRRGAAIDSMVSAGCILSGSRVKRSVVFSGCFLHSYSFIKDSVILPHVDIGRDCRITKAIIDKSCVIPPGTVIGENRAEDEERFYVDENGIVLVTPDMLGQHLHMVR
- a CDS encoding glucokinase, with protein sequence MILLAGDIGGTTSRFQWLDTEAPESHSTLFYYPSKRFSSFTALLTTLLSDSDISHVDVACFGLPGPVQGCQVTLTNLPWTIDACELQDQLPFDQISLINDFQAAALGIDALSKDKIVCLHPGEFDPGGNRLVVGAGTGLGVAPVYQLEGHFYPQASEGGHIAFAPVTTEQSRLMDWLHQERGHISYEDLLSGDGLERLYRFYHLQHTGERPYPCSAETVYELAELGDEDAIAALRMFVHIYGQFIGDVALIWPARAGIYIAGGIAGKIIRWMTQEDFTCYFLAKESMNRVVEKMPVYLVKDELLGLKGAMRSARRLAGLESEGEV